cacacacacacacacacgtgcacacacatacacacatccctGAGTCCCCCACACACTCATGCATTTCTGTGTCCATGCGTACAAACACTTCCCTGTGTCCTGCACAGGGAGACattcagacatacacacacagacacatcccgtgtccccccccccacacagacacacgcatcCCCGTGTCCCCCACACAAGCAtccctgtgccccccccacacactcacatattcgTGTCCACCCCTGTACTCACGCATCCCCACACCTGCGTTGCTGGCTGCCCGGTGCTCTGGGGAGCTGTCACCGCTGTCCCGCACACACGTGTCCGTCCCGTGTGGCCAGAACGTGGCGCTGCTGGAGGAGGAGCCGGACATCAACCAGCTGACGGAGTTCTTCTCCTACGAGCACTTCTACGTCATCTACTGCAAGTTCTGGGAGCTGGACACTGACCACGACCTGCTCATCGACGCCGAAGACCTCGCCCGGCACAACGACCACGGTACCGCCTGGCACGGGGCccacgggggcggggccgggagagaCACCAGTGCATGGCCACGGGTCAGTCTGggagggggtgtgagtgtgtggccGAGGGTCAGTCTGggaggggtgtgagtgtgtgtctgagggtCAGTCTgggagagggtgtgagtgtgtgtctgagggtCAGTCTGggagggggtgtgagtgtgtgtctgagggtCAGTCTgggagagggtgtgagtgtgtgtccgaGGGTCAGTCTgggagagggtgtgagtgtgtgtccatGGGTAAGTCTAagaggggtgtgagtgtgtgtccgaGGGTCAGTCTgggagagggtgtgagtgtgtgtccacTGGTCAGTCTGagaggggtgtgagtgtgtgtctgagggtCAGTCTgggagagggtgtgagtgtgtgtccatGGGTCAGTCTGggagggggtgtgagtgtgtgtctgagggtCACTCTgggagagggtgtgagtgtgtgtccatGGGTAAGTCTGagaggggtgtgagtgtgtgtccacGGGTCAGTCTgggagagggtgtgagtgtgtttcCACGGGTCAGTCTGggagggggtgtgagtgtgtgtctgagtgtcagtctgggaggggtgtgagtgtgtgtccacGGGTCAGTCTGGGAGAGGGTTGTGAGTGTGTTTCCACGGGTCAGTCTGggaggggtgtgagtgtgtgtctgagggtCAGTCTgggagagggtgtgagtgtgtgtctgagggtCAGTCTGggagggggtgtgagtgtgtgtctgagggtcagtctgggaggggtgtgagtgtgtgtccacGGGTCAGTCTgggagagggtgtgagtgtgtgtccatGGGTAAGTCTGagaggggtgtgagtgtgtgtccgaGGGTCAGTCTGGGAGAGGGTGTCAGTGTGTGTCCACGGGTCAGTCTGggagggggtgtgagtgtgtgtccatGGGTAAGTCTGagaggggtgtgagtgtgtgtctgagggtCAGTCTgggagagggtgtgagtgtgtgtccatGGGTCAGTCTGggagggggtgtgagtgtgtgtctgagggtCAGTCTgggagagggtgtgagtgtgtttcCACGGGTCAGTCTGggagggggtgtgagtgtgtgtctgagtgtcagtctgggaggggtgtgagtgtgtgtccgaGGGTCAGTCTGGGAGAGGGTTGTGAGTGTGTTTCCACGGGTCAGTCTGggaggggtgtgagtgtgtgtccgaGGGTCAGTCTGGGAGAGGGTTGTGAGTGTGTTTCCACGGGTCAGTCTGGGAGGGGTGTGAGTGCTGTGCTGGCGTGTGTGCCCTGGCCTCCTGTGTGTGTGGAGTCCGTGCGCCCTGGCCTCCTGCCCTGCATTctgtgccctccctgccccccccagcttCCCGCCCGTCTCTGGGAGACCTTTGGCTGTGGGACACACGCAGGCCAGGAGGCACGTGCCGCACTCGGGATGCACAGTCCTCAGTGAGCCCGGCCCCGCAGTCTCTCCTCAGTGAGCCCGGCCCCGCAGTGTCTCCTCAGTGAGCCCGGCCCCGCAGTGTCTCCTCAGTGAGGCCCGGCCCCGCAGTGTCTCCTCAGTGAGCCCGGCCCCGCAGTGTCTCCTCAGTGAGGCCCGGCCCCGCAGTCTCTCCTCAGTGAGCCCGGCCCCGCAGTCTCTCCTCAGTGAGCCCGGCCCCGCAGTCTCTCCTCAGTGAGCCCGGCCCCGCAGTCTCTCCTCAGTGAGCCCGGCCCCGCAGTGTCTCCTCAGTGAGGCCCGGCCCCGCAGTGTCTCCTCAGTGAGCCCCGGCCCCGCAGTGTCTCCTCAGTGAGCCCCGGCCCCGCAGTCTCTCCTCAGTGAGCCCGGCCCCGCAGTGTCTCCTCAGTGAGCCCGGCCCCGCAGTCTCTCCTCAGTGAGCCCGGCCCCGCAGTGTCTCCTCAGTGAGGCCCGGCCCCGCAGTGTCTCCTCAGTGAGCCCCGCAGTGTCTCCTCAGTGAGCCCGGCCCCGCAGTCTCTCCTCAGTGAGCCCCGGCCCCGCAGTCTCTCCTCAGTGAGCCCGGCCCCGCAGTCTCTCCTCAGTGAGCCCGGCCCCGCAGTCTCTCCTCAGTGAGCCCCGGCCCCGCAGTGTCTCCTCAGTGAGCCCGGCCCCGCAGTGTCTCCTCAGTGAGCCCCGGCCCCGCAGTGTCTCCTCAGTGAGCCCCGCAGTGTCTCCTCAGTGAGCCCGGCCCCGCAGTCTCTCCTCAGTGAGCCCCGGCCCCGCAGTCTCTCCTCAGTGAGCCCGGCCCCGCAGTGTCTCCTCAGTGACTCCGGCCCCGAAGTGTCTCCTCAGTGAGCCCGGCCCCGCAGTCTCTCCTCAGTGAGCCCGGCCCCGCAGTCTCTCCTCAGTGAGCCCGGCCCCGCAGTCTCTCCTCAGTGAGCCCGGCCCCGCAGTCTCTCCTCAGTGAGCCCGGCCCCGCAGTCTCTCCTCAGTGAGCCCGGCCCCGCAGTGTCTCCTCAGTGAGCCCGGCCCCGCAGTGTCTCCTCAGTGAGCCCGGCCCCGCAGTGTCTCCTCAGTGAGCCCGGCCCCGCAGTCTCTCCTCAGTGAGCCCGGCCCCGCAGTCTCTCCTCAGTGAGCCCGGCCCCGCAGTCTCTCCTCAGTGAGCCCGGCCCCGCAGTCTCTCCTCAGTGAGCCCGGCCCCGCAGTCTCTCCTCAGTGAGCCCGGCCCCGCAGTCTCTCCTCAGTGAGCCCGGCCCCGCAGTCTCTCCTCAGTGAGCCCGGCCCCGCAGTCTCTCCTCAGTGAGCCCGGCCCCGCAGTGTCTCCTCAGTGACTCCGGCCCCGAAGTGTCTCCTCAGTGAGCCCGGCCCCGCAGTCTCTCCTCAGTGAGCCCGGCCCCGCAGTCTCTCCTCAGTGAGCCCGGCCCCGCAGTCTGTCCCCCTGAGCGGCCCCCAGCTGCTCCGCGTGCGTCCTCAGCATCCTCACGGGTCGCCGACTCTCTCCTTGCAGCCATCTCCACCCGGATGATCGAGAGGATCTTCTCAGGGGCCGTGACACGGTACGTCTCAGCTCATTCCCGTGTGCACAGGGCCGGAGTCCCTCCCCGGCCTCGCCTGCTTGGTCGTGCCGCGCAGTGTCACTGCAGGCCCTGTGAGAGGACACGCTTGCTCCCTCGTGGGTGCCTGCGTCTGGCCAGGTTGTGGCCGTGTGTCCAGGGCCCCTTGCGCCGCTGCACCTGAGGTCTGGCCCGGACGCCACAGGCCTGCCCTGAGCCCTGTGCTCTCACAGGGCCCTCCAggggcttctttcttttttccttcttgggtcccatgggtgatgcccaggggttcctgctggctctgcactcaggaatgacccctggtggtgctcagggcaccctgtggggtggggggtcccgtcctgtccagcagggaggacccttcgtggggctgaggaggggacgcagccgcatgagcagacgcagagccaggaggggagaGAGTTTGTTCTCTGGCAGTTCCAGTCCctctgctgggggcaggtggTGTAGTGCCTGCTCGGGCCCAGGGACAGCAGCACAATGCAGGGGGACCCCAGGGACAGCAGCACAATGCAGGGGGACCCCAGGGACAGCAGCACAATGCAGGGGGAGGTGGTGTAGTGCCTGCTCGGGCCCAGGGACAGCAATGCCGGCCAGGCACGGGCGATGGCTCCTGACAGGCAGATGGCGAGATGATAGCCTCAGGAGGTCAGCAGTGGCGACCTTGTGCAGGAGTCCCGAGTAGGCCTCCGCCTGACCAGAAGAtaagccgggcttgtaaaatggctccccacactatgggctgctgggaatcgaacccggtcggccgcgtgccaggcagacgccctccccgccgggctgtcgctccagccccggccccggcttCTTGAGGCAGCCTCCTGCTAGGTGGGCAGGACAGCCCCTGGTGCCTGACCTGGTCTCCTGTCCCTCCCGGCCTGGCGCCAGGGGTAAGAAGGTGCAGAAGGAAGGGAAGATCAGCTACGCCGACTTTGTCTGGTTCCTGATCTCTGAAGAGGACAAGAAGACCCCCACCAGGTAGGTGTGGGCGCAGCGGGGTCCAGCCTGCCGTGCCCACAGCCCGGCCCCGAGCTTGCCCCGGGCCCGCCCGGCCACTGGGCCCACCCTGGGCAGAGTTCCTTCAGCCAGGCTCCGCCCAGCCAGCCTCTAGCCTGggcggccccctccccgctgggcgCAGACTGTGCCCGGTCTGTCCACGGTGGCCTGTCCACGGAGCGGTCTGTCCGGAGGGGTGTGGGGTGCCCATGCATGGTCCCGAGGGTCAGTCCGCAGAGTCTGTCCACGGAGCGGTCTGTCCGGAGGGGTGTGGGGTGCCCATGCATGGTCCCGAGGGTCAGTCCGCAGAGTCTGTGAATGATGCCACTGTCCATGGCGGGTCTACCCCCGGAGGTCAGTCATGGAGGGTCCGTCCATGGGGGGCCTGTCCATGGGGGACTGTCCACAGAGGGGTGGGGCATGTGTCCAGGCTCATACCTGCACGAAggcccaccctgagcactgtgactgCAGCATCGAGTACTGGTTCCGCTGCATGGACTTGGACGGGGACGGAGCCCTGTCCATGTTTGAGCTGGAGCACTTCTACGAGGAGCAGTGCCGCAGGCTGGACAGCATGGCCATCGAGGCCCTGCCCTTTGAGGACTGCCTCTGCCAGATGCTGGACCTGGTGAAGCCGCAGACTGAAGGTAGCACCCCCCCCACAAAGCACAGCTGTGgcggcaaggggtgggggtggtcttgTTAGGGGCTCCTGTGAGCTGTAACAGGCACCGTCTGAGGGGACATTGGAGTGACACGTGATGGTCTGTGTGAGGATGTCCCTGTGGGCTGTGACGAGCACTGTCTGAGGGGACATTGGAGTGACACGAGATGCCCCTGTGCATTGTGACGAGTACTATCTGAGGGGACAGTGTGACACATGATGATCCTTGTTAGGACACTCCTGTGACAAGCATTGTCTGAGTGGACATTGGCGTGACACACTGGTTGGTGAGAGGATGCCCCTGTGCACTGTAACAAGCACTGCCTCAGGAGACGCTGGTGTGACATGTGGTGATCTGTGTCAGGATGCCCCTGTGGGTGTGACAAGCACCATCTGAAGGAACATTGGAGTGACACGTGATGGTCTGTGTGAGGATGCCCCATGGGTGTGATAAGCAACTTCTGAGGGGGCGTTGGTGTGATGTGGTTGTGTCAGGATACCCCTGTGGGCTACGATGAGTACTGTTGGAAGGGACATTCATGTAACATGTGATGGCTTGTGTCAGGACTCCCTGTGGGATGTGATGAACACCTTCTGAGGGGACATTGGTGTGGCACGTGGAGTGCTGTGTGAGGACGCTCCTGTGGGTGTAACAAGTACCATCtgaaggggacattggtgtgaCACGTGATGGCCTGTGTCAGGACGcccctgtggggtgtggggagcaccATCCGAGGGGACATTGGTGTGACACGTGAGAGTAGATGTCAGGACGCCCCTGTGGGGTCTCACAAGCACCCTCTGAGGAGACATTGGTGTggacggggctggggggaggctggTGTGTGTCTGTACGGCTCACGGTCGCTGTGGTGTAAGGGAAGGCCCCCTGAGATGTGGTCGCCGTGGTGAGCTATCTCTGTGTCAGGACACTGTGGTGTCCTGTGAGTGTCTGTGACTCTGTGAGTGTCTGTGGCCTGATGAAGGACCAGACGCTCCTGTAGGCAGTGGGTACGAGGGACTGGGCTCGAAGGACTGTAACTGAGGGATGACCATGGTTGAGGCCACCTCTGAGAGGAACAGTCACCTGGAAATACTTTCCTCCTGGCCTGGTGACCGTGAGCTGGGGTGTCCCCGAGTGGGCGTTGCCTCCTGTGACCCTCCGCCGTGCCTGGTGAGAAGCCTGTCACTGCCCACACGGCTGGGACGTCCCTTTGCTGTGACACCTGAAGTGTCACAGCCTCTCCCAGAGGCTCCTGTGCGGTTGTCAAGCCCGAGTGTCTTCCCTGTGGGAGAGACGGTGACCCCcaggccgggtgtggccctggccCTCAGTTCAGGGCAGTCTCTGTGTCGCCCCCGTGCTCCTTGCTCAGAGCAAGTCTGTCCTCAGCCCCCGTCGGGTCTGTCTCATCGCGGGGAGACCACGGTGGGGCCCCGGGACGGGCGGTTTCGTCCTGATCGTCCTTTGCCCAGAGCTCTGTGCTGTGCCAGGCCCGGGCTGTGTGTGGCCACTGGGGCAGAGACCAGAGGGGCTCTCTGAGGCCTGTCCCCCGATGGCTGCACCCCCGGTGCGTGAGGGCAGCCCCCAGAGGGGCCCCGGGCACCTGAGAGAAGAGGAAGGCGTGGGCACGTGTGTGCAGCACAGCTGTGCCTTGGGCCTCTGTGGGCCCCGTTCCGAGCTGCTGGCCCCAGAACTGTCCCTCTGACCTCGGCACAGCCAGCGCAGGCCGTCCCCTCACTGCCGGTCAGTCCCCAGATCCCGAGCCTCGGGTGCCCCCTGCAGCTGTGTCCACACGGGCAGCCCCCCCTTGTCACGTCCTGACAGGAAACCTGCTGTGCCCGGATGTGTGGGTGCTTCCCCACACCTGGCACGGAGCTGCGGTGAGTGCTCCCCCTTCCCACAGGGAAGATCACCCTGCACGACCTGAAGAAGTGCAAGCTCGCCGGCGTCTTCTTTGACACCTTCTTCAACATTGAGAAGTACCTGGACCACGAGCAGAAAGAACAGATCTCCCTGCTCCGGGTGTGTGAGGGCGAGGGCGGGgagctcagggtgtgtgtgtgtgtgtgtgtgtgtgtgtgtgtgtgtgtctgtgtgtgtgtctgtgtgaggcgAAGTGTGGAGGAGctctgggtgtgtgtctgtgtgaggggAGGTGTGGGAAAGctcaaggggtgtgtgtgtgtgtgtgtgtgtgtgtgtgtgtgtgagagagagagagagagaggagaggtatGGTGGAGCTCAGGGTGTGTGGGAGAGGATTGGGACttaggtgtgtgtggggagagttGTGTGGTACTGTCAGGACCACGTGTGGagtggctgtgtgtgcatgtggttgcTGTCTTGTGTGGCTTGTGCCGTACCTGTGTGCGTCTCAGTGTGTCATGGTACAACCCAGAGCATGTGGTGCCATGTGAGCTCCATGAGGGCCCTGCCACGTGTGCCCTGAGGCACATGTGTGCTGGCCGTGTGTCCGTGTGTCCTGGTGCTGGTGGGTCAGGACTGGACGGCCTGACGTGTGGTGGTGGGTGTCCCGTGCAGGACAGCGACAGCGAAGGCCCCGAGCTCTCGGACTGGGAGAAGTACGCTGCCGAGGAGTACGACATCCTGGTGGCGCAGGAGGCTGCGGGAGAGGCCTGGGACGACGGGTgagtgggcgggcgggcgggggcatgGGGCGCGGCCTCCCCTGCCTCGGGAGTGCCCCAGTGCAGGGCTGCCTGTGTGCTGGCCCTCGGCAGCACTGGGGGACACATGGCCGGGccgtggggggctcaggggccccagtgggggtgctgggggcgccCCACAGCACAGCTCTCAGGCTGCGAGAGAACTGCACTCTCAGGCTGCACGGGACGCCGAGCCCCATCCCGGGGTCCCTGCCACGGGCCTGTGCCTCCACCCCTCGAGCCCACGTCTGCCCGGGTGGACTCTGCGCCCACGTCTGCCCGTGTGGACTCTGCGCCCACATCTGTCCGTGTAGACTCGCGCCCACGTCTGTCCGTGTAGACTCACGCCCACGTCTGTCCGTGTGGACTCTGTGCCCACGTGTGCCCGTGTGGACTCATACCCACGTCTGTCCGTGTGGACTCTGCGCCCACGCCTGTCCGTGTGGACTCGCACCCACATCTGTCTGTGTACACTCTGTGCCCACGTCTGCCTGTGTGGACTCTGTGCCCACGTGTGCCCGTGTGGACTCATACCCACGTCTGTCCGTGTGGACTCTGCGCCCACGCCTGTCCGTGTGGACTCGCACCCACATCTGTCTGTGTACACTCTGTGCCCACGTCTGCCCGTGTGGACTCTGCGCCCACGTCTGTCCGTGTGGTCTCTGTGCCCACGTCTGTCCGTGTAGACTCACGCCCATGTCTGTCCGTGTGGACTCGAACCCACATCTGTCTGTGTACACTCTGTGCCCACGTCTGTCCGTGTGGTCTCTGCGCCCACGTCTGCCCGTGTGCCCGCAGGTACGAGGCGGAGCTGAGCCCCGTGGAGCAGAAGCTGAGCTCGCTGCGCCCGGCGCTGGCCCAGAGGCCCTTCTTCGAGTCCGAGAGCCCGCTGGGTGACGTCGAGCTGTACGAGTACGAGagcgaggacgaggacgaggccCTGCCGCCCTCCTGAGCCTGCCGTCTCCTCGCGTGCCGCCCTCCTGAGCCCGCCGTCTC
The sequence above is a segment of the Sorex araneus isolate mSorAra2 chromosome X unlocalized genomic scaffold, mSorAra2.pri SUPER_X_unloc_6, whole genome shotgun sequence genome. Coding sequences within it:
- the PPP2R3B gene encoding serine/threonine-protein phosphatase 2A regulatory subunit B'' subunit beta isoform X1 codes for the protein MERAEPGPGRPGHSCRLEPAGPGLPQRGPGPGPRRPLRADTMRLRELSLRQDPDLRQELAALARGCDFVLPSRFKKRLKAFQQVQRRREEPLPPAPSRDIPTFYFPRGRPQDTVNVDAVIAHIERTFADFPQERATMDDMGRVAKACGCPLYWKGPLFYGAGGERTGSVSVHKFIAMWRKVLHSCHDDAAKFVHLLMNPGSNYLVQEDFIPFLQDVVNSHPGLSFLKEASEFHSRYITTVIQRIFYTVNRSWTGRITCTELRRSTFLQNVALLEEEPDINQLTEFFSYEHFYVIYCKFWELDTDHDLLIDAEDLARHNDHAISTRMIERIFSGAVTRGKKVQKEGKISYADFVWFLISEEDKKTPTSIEYWFRCMDLDGDGALSMFELEHFYEEQCRRLDSMAIEALPFEDCLCQMLDLVKPQTEGKITLHDLKKCKLAGVFFDTFFNIEKYLDHEQKEQISLLRDSDSEGPELSDWEKYAAEEYDILVAQEAAGEAWDDGYEAELSPVEQKLSSLRPALAQRPFFESESPLGDVELYEYESEDEDEALPPS